In the Thermococcus sp. MAR1 genome, one interval contains:
- a CDS encoding MFS transporter, which translates to MGNLRNKLSILLLVLMAAFLMADQNLLPPNYQQIMAEFGISETQMGLVSTIFVATSALITIVWGFLSDIKGRKKLLVVGVLLGEIPCFLTAFVSSYYELLLMRLFTGIGVGSIIPIGYSLIADMFPSEERGKGYAFIQTAFGFGTLFGMIMAGLIGSWRLPFILASVPNFILAPLFYVIAEEPKRGAGEEEVRKLIEMGVEYTYRLSWEAVRKSFRTKTNLLIFLQGLAGTVPWGVLMYWLVSFLIVTRGMAKETATFVLLILGIATVVGTLVGGYVGDYFERRSPGGRALVTGMAVFLGMIAAIGVIVYPLPPELSLKGWLALTVYSILFLQLVSFAGPNVTAIISQVNLPEDRGTVFGVFNIIDNVGKALGPLFGGFLIEALRKAGYTNAQAYEYTLIIGSLFWTLCALVWFWIRHQYPKDREEVREILRKRTWELLGGDVA; encoded by the coding sequence ATGGGAAACCTAAGGAATAAGCTCTCCATACTCCTTCTCGTCCTGATGGCGGCCTTCCTGATGGCCGACCAGAACCTTTTACCGCCAAACTACCAGCAGATAATGGCCGAGTTCGGGATAAGCGAGACCCAGATGGGGCTCGTCTCGACGATATTCGTCGCAACGAGCGCGCTAATAACGATAGTCTGGGGTTTCCTCTCCGACATCAAGGGGAGGAAGAAGCTCCTCGTTGTGGGCGTTCTCCTCGGCGAGATACCCTGCTTCCTGACGGCCTTCGTCAGCAGCTACTACGAGCTCCTCCTCATGAGGCTCTTCACTGGGATTGGGGTCGGCTCCATAATCCCGATAGGATACTCCCTCATAGCGGACATGTTTCCAAGCGAGGAGCGCGGAAAGGGCTACGCCTTCATACAGACCGCCTTCGGCTTCGGAACCCTATTTGGCATGATAATGGCCGGCCTTATCGGGAGCTGGAGGCTCCCCTTCATCCTCGCCTCGGTTCCAAACTTCATTCTCGCGCCCCTCTTCTACGTTATAGCAGAGGAGCCCAAGAGGGGCGCCGGGGAGGAGGAGGTCAGGAAGCTCATCGAGATGGGAGTGGAGTACACCTACCGGCTGAGCTGGGAGGCCGTTAGAAAGTCCTTCAGGACGAAGACGAACCTCCTCATATTCCTCCAGGGCCTGGCCGGGACCGTCCCCTGGGGCGTCCTGATGTACTGGCTCGTCTCGTTCCTCATAGTGACGAGGGGGATGGCAAAGGAAACCGCAACCTTCGTTCTGCTGATCCTCGGAATAGCAACCGTGGTAGGAACCCTCGTCGGAGGCTACGTGGGAGACTACTTCGAGAGGAGAAGCCCCGGGGGCAGGGCGCTGGTGACGGGAATGGCAGTCTTCCTCGGGATGATAGCGGCGATTGGGGTCATAGTCTACCCGCTCCCACCGGAACTCTCCCTCAAGGGCTGGCTCGCACTGACGGTCTACTCGATACTCTTCCTCCAGCTCGTCAGCTTCGCGGGACCGAACGTTACGGCGATAATCTCCCAGGTTAACCTACCCGAGGACAGGGGGACGGTCTTTGGAGTGTTCAACATCATAGACAACGTCGGAAAGGCCCTCGGCCCGCTCTTCGGCGGGTTCCTAATTGAGGCGCTCAGAAAAGCGGGCTACACCAACGCCCAGGCCTACGAGTACACACTCATAATAGGCTCGCTCTTCTGGACGCTCTGCGCCCTCGTGTGGTTCTGGATAAGGCATCAGTATCCAAAGGACCGGGAGGAGGTCAGGGAGATACTCAGGAAGCGTACCTGGGAACTTTTGGGGGGTGATGTAGCTTGA
- a CDS encoding polysaccharide deacetylase family protein, which produces MIALLLHGNLQYAEIPKGEIGKVIEKAYVPVLSALLKREIPFALNITGFTLELLPKNVLMLIRDGIESGLVEVTGTAYSHAILPLLSLDRVEAQVVKDREVKESLLEVSPKLFFPPELAYDPILPAILRDNGYSEVFVDGEALILSSHLNRAIKPVKPLYPHLIKAQRGEGNRYVNYLLGLRELKKSLELVFPGKVTLKAVKEIEAIPVWVNVNTVVMLGAGRFPLMNPRKAAKWLENLDDIILYGTDIEFLGYRPLADYLITADSFLEVFDTLGREVKLPSELPHSGRRLYLRTSSWTPDKSLAIWSLDDGNARLNFLSRNLRGEKAFLAENSDARGWEPLPERRLDAFRAIYEAWRGVDGKPKE; this is translated from the coding sequence TTGATCGCTCTCCTCCTCCACGGCAACCTGCAGTACGCTGAGATACCGAAGGGGGAGATAGGAAAGGTCATCGAGAAGGCCTACGTGCCGGTCCTCTCGGCGCTCCTCAAAAGGGAGATCCCCTTCGCCCTCAACATCACAGGTTTCACGCTCGAACTCCTTCCGAAGAACGTGTTGATGCTCATACGCGATGGAATCGAGTCGGGGCTGGTAGAGGTAACCGGGACCGCCTACAGCCACGCGATACTGCCGCTTTTGAGCCTCGACAGGGTTGAAGCCCAGGTAGTAAAGGACAGGGAAGTAAAGGAGAGCCTCCTCGAAGTCTCTCCAAAGCTCTTCTTCCCGCCGGAGCTGGCCTACGACCCGATCCTGCCGGCTATACTCCGGGACAACGGCTATAGCGAAGTCTTCGTTGACGGAGAAGCCCTCATCCTCTCCAGCCACCTCAACAGGGCGATAAAGCCCGTGAAGCCCCTCTATCCCCACCTCATTAAAGCCCAGCGGGGCGAGGGCAACAGGTACGTCAACTACCTCCTCGGCCTGAGGGAGCTGAAAAAGTCGCTGGAACTAGTCTTTCCGGGCAAGGTGACCCTCAAAGCGGTTAAGGAGATCGAGGCGATACCGGTATGGGTGAACGTGAACACCGTTGTCATGCTCGGTGCCGGAAGGTTCCCGCTGATGAACCCTAGAAAGGCCGCGAAGTGGCTGGAAAACCTCGACGACATCATCCTCTACGGCACCGACATAGAGTTCCTCGGCTACCGTCCATTGGCGGACTACCTGATAACCGCCGATTCTTTCCTCGAAGTCTTTGATACTCTGGGAAGGGAGGTAAAGCTTCCGAGCGAGCTCCCCCACTCCGGAAGGAGGCTCTACCTGAGGACTTCGAGCTGGACTCCCGACAAAAGCCTCGCAATATGGAGCCTCGACGACGGCAACGCCAGGCTGAACTTCCTTTCGCGGAATCTGAGGGGAGAAAAGGCATTCCTCGCAGAGAACAGCGATGCAAGGGGATGGGAGCCCCTGCCCGAGAGGAGGCTCGACGCGTTTAGGGCAATCTATGAAGCCTGGAGGGGTGTAGATGGGAAACCTAAGGAATAA
- a CDS encoding galactokinase, with protein MYRVDSPGRVNLIGEHTDYALGYVMPMAIDLYTVLHAQKNERVRVYSQIFREVREFSLDEIRKANDWVDYIRGIFWALGEEGYAIGGMKGILGGDLPIGSGLSSSASLEIAVLAFLNEAYNLNLTPIEMALLAQKAENEFVGVPCGILDQFTVVHGRRDHLIFLDTDTLRHEYIRLPKDVGILVFYTGVKRELADSAYAERRKVAEETLRLLGRRTSKEVEEKDLRGLPSLYRRFFGYIVRENRRVLEARDALRNGDIGTFGELMTASHWDLARNYEVSSEELDFFVRKATELGAYGAKLTGAGFGGSAVAIVPEELAVDIAMRVTDEYVRHFNWEPDYHLVSPSDGVSVRRV; from the coding sequence ATGTACCGCGTTGATTCTCCCGGAAGGGTCAACCTGATCGGCGAGCACACGGACTACGCGCTCGGCTACGTCATGCCGATGGCGATAGACCTCTACACGGTTCTGCACGCCCAGAAGAACGAGAGGGTCAGGGTGTACTCTCAAATTTTTCGAGAGGTCAGGGAGTTCAGCCTCGATGAAATCAGAAAAGCTAACGACTGGGTGGACTACATCAGGGGAATCTTCTGGGCCCTGGGAGAAGAGGGCTACGCCATCGGGGGGATGAAGGGAATCCTCGGCGGAGACCTGCCAATAGGCTCCGGGCTGAGCTCCTCGGCGAGCCTTGAGATTGCCGTTTTAGCCTTTCTCAACGAGGCCTATAATCTAAACCTCACCCCAATAGAGATGGCCCTCCTCGCCCAGAAGGCGGAGAACGAGTTCGTCGGCGTCCCCTGCGGCATACTCGACCAGTTCACGGTCGTCCACGGGAGAAGAGACCACCTCATATTCCTAGACACCGACACGCTAAGGCACGAATACATAAGGCTCCCAAAGGATGTGGGGATTCTCGTGTTCTACACTGGAGTTAAGAGGGAGCTGGCTGACTCCGCCTACGCCGAGAGAAGGAAAGTCGCGGAGGAAACGCTGAGGCTCTTGGGAAGGAGAACATCCAAGGAAGTCGAAGAGAAAGACCTGAGGGGCCTTCCTTCGCTCTACCGGCGCTTCTTTGGATACATAGTGAGGGAAAACAGGCGCGTCCTTGAGGCGAGGGACGCACTGCGGAACGGCGATATTGGAACCTTCGGCGAGCTGATGACTGCCTCGCACTGGGATTTGGCCAGGAACTACGAGGTCTCAAGCGAGGAGCTGGACTTCTTCGTGAGAAAAGCAACTGAACTCGGTGCCTATGGAGCCAAGCTGACCGGTGCCGGCTTCGGCGGCTCCGCTGTGGCTATAGTCCCCGAGGAGCTCGCGGTGGACATTGCCATGAGGGTCACCGACGAGTACGTCAGGCACTTCAACTGGGAGCCCGATTACCACCTCGTCAGCCCGAGCGACGGGGTGAGCGTGAGGAGGGTCTGA
- a CDS encoding ATP-binding protein has product MMSESMMEEQNPWWFHETDPDWEEFEELEYRVMPKWTSKISLVPFSLNIVIGPRRVGKTMGMKLLIRELLRREENPYALFYFDCGVLENYREIVEVVNEYIKIKERKGIKTSYIFLDEVTLVPDWWRAVKYLVDRRKLKLDVITITGSVTIAAERHIGAFGGRQGNGKTVEVMPLSFRGYYNLFHEDFFPSKGQEVFERYLETGGYLAYLNRKLRTNEVVSVIKADVRALGKSTSAARDVIGAILDVAPDPVSLRKLAERAGVSAPTVREYLELFEGLHILLPIPFIDAGGRILPRKDRKFAIRDPLLARAVAQWTGRELSRAVLYEWVVQEHLYRRFGEIFYFRTDWYEIDAIAGGMKVEVKSGLSRRGYPRDVLVLEGRNVPEFLYGL; this is encoded by the coding sequence ATGATGTCCGAGAGCATGATGGAGGAACAAAACCCCTGGTGGTTTCATGAGACCGACCCGGACTGGGAAGAGTTCGAAGAGCTTGAATACAGGGTTATGCCCAAGTGGACGTCTAAAATATCTCTGGTTCCTTTTTCCCTCAACATCGTCATTGGGCCGAGAAGGGTCGGCAAAACCATGGGGATGAAACTTCTCATAAGAGAACTCTTAAGGAGGGAAGAAAATCCCTATGCCCTATTCTACTTCGACTGCGGGGTTTTGGAGAACTACAGGGAAATCGTTGAGGTTGTGAACGAATACATCAAAATCAAGGAGCGCAAGGGGATAAAAACCTCCTACATCTTTCTGGACGAGGTTACGCTCGTGCCTGATTGGTGGAGAGCCGTTAAGTACCTGGTTGACAGGAGAAAGCTGAAATTGGACGTGATAACGATTACTGGCTCGGTGACCATAGCCGCAGAAAGGCACATAGGGGCGTTTGGGGGCAGGCAGGGCAACGGGAAGACCGTTGAAGTCATGCCGCTCAGCTTTCGAGGGTACTATAACTTATTCCATGAGGATTTCTTTCCCTCGAAGGGCCAAGAAGTCTTTGAGAGATACCTTGAAACCGGTGGCTACCTGGCCTACCTCAATCGAAAGCTCAGAACGAATGAGGTCGTGTCGGTTATAAAAGCAGATGTTAGAGCACTCGGAAAGAGCACGAGCGCCGCGAGGGATGTCATCGGCGCTATTCTGGATGTGGCTCCAGATCCGGTATCACTCAGGAAGCTCGCGGAGAGAGCCGGCGTCTCGGCCCCGACCGTTAGGGAATACCTGGAGCTCTTCGAGGGACTCCACATCCTTCTCCCCATCCCCTTCATAGATGCTGGGGGAAGAATCCTCCCAAGAAAGGATAGGAAGTTCGCAATCAGGGATCCCCTCCTGGCGAGGGCAGTGGCCCAGTGGACCGGGAGGGAGCTAAGTAGGGCGGTTCTTTACGAGTGGGTTGTTCAGGAGCACCTCTACCGGAGATTCGGCGAGATCTTCTACTTTAGAACCGACTGGTACGAGATAGACGCCATTGCTGGCGGCATGAAGGTTGAGGTGAAGTCAGGGCTGTCCAGGAGAGGCTATCCGAGGGACGTCCTCGTCCTTGAGGGAAGGAACGTGCCGGAGTTTTTGTACGGGCTTTAG
- a CDS encoding FAD-binding oxidoreductase: protein MPSKELPERSEIVIIGGGIIGVTIAHELAKRGEEVTVIEKRFIGSGSTFRCGTGIRQQFNDEANVRVMKRSVELWKKYSEEYGFSFEQTGYLFLLYDDDEVEEFKRNIAIQNRFGVPTRLITPEEAKEIVPLLDISEVIAASWNPTDGKADPFHSTAKFALHAEEFGAKLVEYTEVKDFIIENGEIKGLKTNRGIIKTGTVINATNAWAKLINAMAGIKTQIPIEPYKHQAVITQPIKKGSINPMVISFKYGHAYLTQTAHGGVVGGVGYELGPTYDLNPTYEFLREVSYYFTKIIPALRELLILRTWAGYYAKTPDSNAAIGRIEELDDYYIAAGFSGHGFMMAPAVAEMMADLVTKGRTDLPVEWYDPYRFERGELRTTAIQMG from the coding sequence ATGCCGAGCAAAGAACTTCCCGAGAGGAGTGAAATCGTCATCATTGGTGGAGGAATAATCGGAGTCACCATAGCTCACGAATTAGCCAAACGCGGGGAAGAGGTCACGGTAATAGAGAAGCGCTTCATAGGTTCCGGCTCCACCTTCCGCTGTGGAACGGGCATAAGACAGCAGTTCAACGATGAAGCGAACGTCAGGGTTATGAAGCGCTCCGTCGAGCTGTGGAAGAAATACAGCGAGGAATACGGCTTCTCCTTCGAGCAGACCGGTTACCTCTTCCTTCTCTACGACGACGATGAGGTCGAGGAGTTCAAGCGCAACATAGCGATACAGAACCGCTTCGGCGTCCCGACGAGGCTCATAACACCCGAGGAGGCGAAGGAGATAGTCCCTCTCCTCGACATCAGCGAGGTCATAGCTGCCTCCTGGAACCCGACAGACGGGAAAGCCGATCCGTTCCACTCGACTGCGAAGTTCGCCCTCCACGCGGAGGAGTTCGGGGCAAAACTGGTGGAGTACACCGAGGTCAAGGACTTCATCATCGAGAACGGCGAGATAAAGGGACTGAAAACGAACAGGGGGATCATCAAGACCGGCACCGTCATCAACGCCACCAACGCATGGGCCAAGCTCATCAACGCGATGGCCGGGATAAAGACCCAGATACCCATAGAGCCCTACAAGCACCAAGCTGTCATCACTCAACCGATAAAGAAGGGCTCGATAAACCCAATGGTCATATCATTCAAGTACGGCCACGCATACCTCACCCAGACGGCCCACGGCGGTGTCGTTGGCGGCGTCGGCTACGAGCTGGGGCCAACCTATGACCTCAACCCGACCTACGAGTTCCTCCGCGAAGTAAGTTATTACTTCACCAAAATCATCCCGGCACTGAGGGAGCTGCTCATACTGAGAACCTGGGCCGGCTACTACGCCAAAACCCCGGACAGCAACGCCGCCATAGGAAGGATAGAGGAGCTGGACGACTACTACATAGCGGCCGGCTTCAGCGGGCACGGCTTCATGATGGCCCCGGCGGTTGCCGAAATGATGGCAGACCTTGTGACGAAGGGAAGAACGGACCTCCCAGTCGAGTGGTATGACCCGTACCGCTTCGAAAGGGGAGAACTGAGAACGACGGCGATTCAGATGGGCTGA
- a CDS encoding FAD-dependent oxidoreductase, with translation MRPLDLTEKDGSKKVTIYFEGKPYEAYEGEKITVALLANGVYWLTSSTEGRKRGAFTFGPVPMVIDGVKNVNARKTKVRDGMRLERQNYGDFQETVEIDEDKPVERLVVDVAVIGGGPAGIGTVLEVQEHLTVALIEEKGWLGGDMWLKGLPQEGFGQKNPQEAIRELTGKFNENVKVFKGTIALGVFDKGEYFLVPIVTGENRLIEVMAKRVVLAVGAVDNIHLFENNDMPGVFRRSDLLEVLNVWGVAPGRKVAVVGSKPGEITAELDRWGIEYIVVPNPKRVEGGEKVERLIDTNGNVYEVDAVIMAEGRRPDINPPTQAGGKLIFKHGYYTPVLDSQHRIRDGIYVAGSAVSIKPHYANYLEGRLVGAYILREFGFDAEPCIYAEKLDEYEPEAVQIQSIDFGSLNLEDVQICGCDVSLRKVDDVVRAGITDLQIIKRLTHLAMGFCQGRFCLFNGAVVVSQRTGTPMDRLDIPVARPPLKNVKMKVTAGRD, from the coding sequence CACCGTCGCACTCCTCGCCAATGGGGTGTACTGGCTTACCAGCAGTACCGAGGGAAGGAAGAGAGGAGCGTTCACCTTCGGCCCCGTTCCGATGGTAATTGATGGGGTAAAGAACGTGAACGCCCGCAAAACGAAGGTAAGGGACGGTATGAGGCTGGAGAGACAGAACTACGGGGACTTCCAGGAGACCGTGGAGATAGACGAGGACAAGCCCGTTGAAAGGCTGGTCGTTGATGTGGCCGTCATCGGAGGCGGCCCGGCTGGAATCGGAACCGTTCTCGAGGTTCAGGAGCACCTTACGGTTGCGCTTATAGAGGAAAAGGGCTGGCTCGGGGGAGACATGTGGCTCAAGGGCCTTCCCCAGGAAGGGTTTGGGCAGAAAAACCCCCAGGAAGCCATTAGGGAGCTCACAGGAAAGTTCAACGAGAACGTCAAAGTTTTCAAGGGCACCATAGCCCTGGGTGTATTCGACAAGGGCGAGTACTTCCTCGTGCCGATAGTTACCGGGGAAAACCGGCTCATCGAGGTAATGGCCAAGCGCGTTGTTCTGGCCGTTGGGGCCGTTGACAACATCCACCTCTTCGAGAACAACGACATGCCCGGCGTCTTCAGGCGCTCCGACCTCCTGGAGGTTCTCAACGTCTGGGGGGTTGCCCCGGGAAGGAAGGTCGCCGTCGTCGGGAGCAAGCCGGGAGAGATAACTGCAGAGCTCGACCGCTGGGGTATCGAATACATCGTCGTCCCGAATCCCAAGCGTGTTGAAGGGGGCGAAAAGGTCGAGAGGCTCATCGACACGAACGGCAACGTCTACGAGGTTGATGCCGTCATCATGGCCGAGGGAAGGAGACCGGACATCAACCCGCCTACCCAGGCAGGAGGAAAGTTGATCTTCAAACACGGCTACTACACCCCGGTTCTCGACTCACAGCACAGGATACGCGACGGAATCTACGTGGCAGGAAGCGCCGTCAGCATAAAGCCCCACTACGCGAACTACCTTGAGGGCAGGCTCGTCGGGGCATACATCCTCCGGGAGTTCGGCTTCGACGCCGAGCCGTGCATCTACGCGGAGAAACTGGATGAGTACGAACCGGAAGCGGTTCAGATTCAGAGCATAGACTTCGGAAGCCTCAACCTTGAGGACGTCCAGATATGTGGCTGCGACGTCTCCCTGAGGAAGGTGGACGACGTGGTCAGGGCCGGAATAACGGACCTGCAGATAATCAAGCGCTTAACGCATCTCGCGATGGGCTTCTGTCAGGGAAGATTCTGTCTCTTCAACGGCGCGGTCGTGGTTTCCCAGAGAACCGGAACTCCGATGGACAGGCTCGACATACCCGTCGCGAGACCTCCGCTTAAGAACGTTAAGATGAAGGTCACCGCGGGGAGGGATTGA